One window of the Lysobacter sp. S4-A87 genome contains the following:
- a CDS encoding FixH family protein produces MERAGPLRMPIMWLVIGLPVLSIVAGVGLVVVAVRSGSTDAVIDPVQRTAQIQVTELGPDARAQALKLSAVLRVGKDMVELLPVGGGFGEGDVRRDEPLTLVLSHPSEAAQDRTVILKPSELGWRADIEPASDHDWLLQLSPADGSWRLRGRLPAGQQAAHLAPALADD; encoded by the coding sequence ATGGAGCGCGCCGGTCCGTTGCGCATGCCGATCATGTGGCTGGTCATCGGCCTGCCGGTCCTGTCGATCGTCGCAGGCGTCGGCCTGGTGGTGGTCGCCGTGCGCAGTGGCAGCACCGATGCGGTGATCGATCCGGTCCAGCGCACCGCGCAGATCCAGGTCACCGAACTGGGCCCGGATGCGCGCGCGCAGGCACTGAAGCTGTCGGCAGTGCTGCGCGTGGGCAAGGACATGGTCGAGCTGCTGCCGGTCGGCGGCGGTTTCGGCGAAGGCGACGTGCGCCGCGACGAGCCACTGACGCTGGTCCTTTCCCATCCAAGTGAGGCGGCGCAGGATCGTACCGTCATCCTGAAGCCGAGCGAGCTGGGCTGGCGTGCCGACATCGAACCGGCGTCCGACCACGACTGGCTGCTGCAGCTCTCGCCGGCTGACGGCAGCTGGCGCCTGCGCGGCCGGCTGCCGGCCGGGCAGCAAGCCGCACACCTGGCCCCGGCGCTGGCGGACGATTGA
- the ccoO gene encoding cytochrome-c oxidase, cbb3-type subunit II, protein MSHAHEKVETNVGLMAVLIAVAVSFGGLAEIVPLMYQAEAIKPLPGVKPYPALQLAGRDVYVREGCYNCHSQMVRTLRFETERYGHYSLAGESVYDHPFQWGSKRTGPDLARVGGRYSDDWHRVHLLNPRDVVPESNMPGFPWLAENRIDGADVERRMRALKRIGDPYTNEDIAGAQAAVNGKTELEAVVAYLQGLGKHAPRGG, encoded by the coding sequence ATGAGTCACGCACACGAGAAAGTCGAAACCAACGTCGGCCTGATGGCAGTGCTGATCGCCGTGGCCGTGTCGTTCGGCGGCCTGGCCGAGATCGTGCCGTTGATGTACCAGGCCGAGGCGATCAAGCCGCTGCCCGGCGTCAAGCCCTACCCCGCCCTGCAACTGGCCGGCCGCGACGTCTACGTCCGCGAGGGTTGCTACAACTGCCATTCGCAGATGGTGCGCACGCTTCGTTTCGAGACCGAGCGTTACGGCCATTACTCGCTGGCCGGTGAGTCGGTCTACGACCATCCGTTCCAGTGGGGCAGCAAGCGCACCGGTCCGGACCTCGCCCGTGTCGGCGGCCGCTACTCCGACGACTGGCATCGCGTGCATCTGTTGAATCCGCGCGACGTGGTGCCGGAGTCGAACATGCCCGGCTTCCCGTGGCTGGCCGAGAACCGGATCGACGGTGCCGACGTCGAGCGTCGCATGCGCGCGCTCAAGCGCATCGGCGACCCCTACACCAACGAAGACATTGCCGGCGCCCAGGCGGCGGTCAACGGCAAGACCGAACTCGAAGCCGTGGTCGCCTACCTGCAGGGCCTGGGCAAGCACGCACCGAGGGGAGGCTGA
- a CDS encoding sulfite exporter TauE/SafE family protein encodes MPIDWLTLGAALLSGLLGGVHCAAMCGGIATGFSATATGHPGRIALEANLGRVGGYVIAGAIAGGLGHGIVEVARIEGLALAARMLVGIVLVIVALRLFDRHGRLAFLSRPGNRLWQLLRPLQQRLLPADTRARRLGLALLWGWLPCGLSTTLLVAAWLQASALNGALTMAAFGLGTLPVMLPLTMSGARLGRWLQTRWRNAAATLVLAAGVLTLTAPWLMRVPALHSLLAVLGCGSLPV; translated from the coding sequence ATGCCGATTGACTGGCTGACCCTCGGTGCGGCCCTGCTCAGCGGCTTGCTGGGCGGCGTGCACTGCGCCGCGATGTGCGGCGGCATCGCCACCGGATTCTCGGCGACGGCAACCGGCCATCCCGGGCGGATCGCACTGGAAGCCAACCTCGGGCGTGTCGGCGGTTATGTCATTGCCGGCGCGATTGCCGGCGGCCTTGGCCATGGCATCGTCGAGGTGGCGCGGATCGAGGGACTGGCGCTGGCCGCGCGCATGCTGGTCGGCATCGTGCTGGTGATCGTCGCGCTGCGGTTGTTCGACCGGCATGGTCGGCTGGCGTTCCTGTCACGCCCCGGCAATCGCCTTTGGCAATTGCTGCGACCGTTGCAACAACGGCTGTTGCCCGCCGACACGCGCGCGCGACGGCTGGGCCTGGCGTTGCTGTGGGGCTGGCTGCCCTGCGGATTGAGCACGACGTTGCTGGTCGCGGCGTGGCTGCAGGCCAGCGCACTCAACGGTGCTTTGACGATGGCCGCGTTTGGCCTGGGCACCTTGCCGGTGATGCTGCCACTGACCATGAGCGGCGCACGCCTGGGCCGCTGGCTGCAGACGCGCTGGCGCAACGCCGCGGCAACGCTGGTGCTGGCTGCCGGCGTGCTGACGCTGACGGCGCCGTGGCTGATGCGGGTGCCGGCATTGCATTCGCTGCTGGCGGTGCTGGGGTGTGGCAGCTTGCCGGTGTGA
- the ccoN gene encoding cytochrome-c oxidase, cbb3-type subunit I — protein sequence MQAVAETYNDKIVRQFAAVTVLWGIVGMAVGVLIAAQLYWPALNFDTAWLSYGRLRPLHTNAVIFAFGGSALFATSYYIVQRTCHVRLFSDKLAAFTFWGWQAVIVAAAITLPMGLTQGKEYAELEWPIDLLITAVWVAYGVVFFGTIVKRRVRHIYVANWFFGAYIITIALLHIVNNMAIPVGLGKSYSMYSGAVDAMAQWWYGHNAVGFFLTAAFLGMMYYFVPKQAGRPVYSYRLSIVHFWALIAIYMWAGPHHLQYTALPDWAQSLGMVFSLVLLAPSWGGAINGIMTLSGAWDKLRTDPILKFLIVAISFYMIATFEGPMMSIKTVNSLSHYTDWTVGHVHAGALGWVAMISIGSLYSLLPRLLGQKEMFSVKAIDLHFWLHTVGVLLYIASMWIAGVMQGLMWRATNPDGTLTYSFVEALNATYPYYLGRLAGGLVVLAGMFLMAWNVIRTWQQAGNPVPTPVLPPDTARAHA from the coding sequence ATGCAAGCGGTTGCAGAAACCTATAACGACAAGATCGTGCGCCAGTTCGCCGCGGTGACGGTGCTCTGGGGCATCGTCGGCATGGCGGTCGGCGTGCTCATCGCCGCCCAGCTGTACTGGCCGGCGCTGAACTTCGACACCGCCTGGCTCAGCTATGGCCGCCTGCGGCCACTACACACCAACGCGGTGATCTTCGCCTTCGGCGGTTCGGCGCTGTTTGCGACCAGCTATTACATCGTGCAGCGCACCTGCCACGTCCGCCTGTTCTCCGACAAGCTTGCCGCCTTCACCTTCTGGGGCTGGCAGGCGGTGATCGTGGCGGCCGCCATCACCCTGCCCATGGGCCTGACCCAGGGCAAGGAATACGCCGAACTGGAATGGCCGATCGACCTGCTGATCACCGCGGTCTGGGTCGCCTACGGTGTCGTCTTCTTCGGCACCATCGTCAAGCGCCGGGTGCGACACATCTATGTGGCCAACTGGTTCTTCGGCGCCTACATCATCACCATCGCCCTGCTCCACATCGTCAACAACATGGCGATACCGGTCGGGCTGGGCAAGTCGTACTCGATGTACTCCGGCGCGGTCGATGCGATGGCGCAGTGGTGGTACGGGCACAACGCGGTCGGTTTCTTCCTGACCGCGGCCTTCCTGGGAATGATGTACTACTTCGTGCCCAAGCAGGCCGGGCGCCCGGTGTACTCGTACCGCTTGTCGATCGTGCACTTCTGGGCGCTGATCGCCATCTACATGTGGGCCGGTCCGCACCACCTGCAGTACACCGCGCTGCCGGACTGGGCGCAGTCGCTGGGCATGGTGTTCTCGCTGGTGCTGCTGGCACCGAGCTGGGGCGGCGCGATCAACGGCATCATGACCCTGTCGGGTGCCTGGGACAAACTGCGGACCGACCCGATCCTGAAGTTCCTGATCGTCGCGATCTCGTTCTACATGATCGCCACCTTCGAGGGACCGATGATGTCGATCAAGACGGTCAACTCGCTCTCGCACTACACCGACTGGACCGTCGGCCACGTCCACGCCGGCGCGCTGGGCTGGGTGGCGATGATCTCCATCGGCTCGCTCTATTCGCTGCTGCCGCGCCTGCTGGGGCAGAAGGAAATGTTCTCGGTCAAAGCCATCGACCTGCATTTCTGGCTGCACACCGTCGGCGTGCTGCTCTATATCGCCTCGATGTGGATCGCCGGCGTGATGCAGGGCCTGATGTGGCGTGCCACCAACCCCGACGGCACGCTGACCTACAGCTTCGTGGAGGCACTCAACGCGACATACCCCTATTACCTCGGTCGCCTTGCCGGTGGCCTGGTGGTGCTGGCCGGCATGTTCCTCATGGCCTGGAACGTGATCCGCACCTGGCAGCAGGCCGGTAATCCCGTCCCGACCCCGGTGTTGCCGCCGGACACTGCCCGCGCCCACGCCTGA
- the ccoP gene encoding cytochrome-c oxidase, cbb3-type subunit III, which yields MSAGWSWYVIAIVVLNLVGCVWLLWWTGKRKPGDPGPTETSHYWDGDITEYNKPMPRWWINLFYLTIVFAIGYLIYYPGLGAFAGVSKWTSVGEQAADKARDDAKLEQTFAPYAGKSIDVIARDPRAVALGRSIFNNTCATCHGSSARGAIGYPNLSDDIWHWGGSPDRILQTVLDGREGVMPEWGKVLTGMGGDNAVDYVIAYVRTLSDPDSMQNNYMAAQGKSLYNGVCVACHGVDGKGNQELGAPDLTDDYWMYGNTTQSMRQTITSGRHGSMPAHRQIIGETRARLVAAYVWSLSHSGKPATTATR from the coding sequence ATGAGCGCGGGCTGGTCGTGGTACGTGATTGCAATCGTCGTGCTCAACCTCGTGGGCTGCGTGTGGCTGCTGTGGTGGACGGGCAAGCGCAAGCCCGGCGATCCGGGCCCGACCGAGACCAGTCACTACTGGGACGGCGACATCACCGAATACAACAAGCCGATGCCGCGGTGGTGGATCAACCTGTTCTACCTCACCATCGTTTTCGCGATCGGCTATCTCATCTACTACCCGGGCCTGGGTGCGTTCGCCGGCGTCAGCAAGTGGACGTCGGTCGGTGAGCAGGCCGCCGACAAGGCCCGCGACGACGCCAAGCTCGAGCAGACCTTCGCTCCGTATGCGGGCAAGTCGATCGACGTGATCGCGCGTGATCCCAGGGCCGTGGCGCTGGGACGCTCGATCTTCAACAACACCTGCGCGACCTGCCATGGCTCGTCGGCGCGCGGCGCGATCGGCTATCCGAACCTCAGCGACGACATCTGGCACTGGGGCGGCTCGCCCGACCGGATCCTGCAGACCGTCCTGGATGGTCGCGAGGGCGTGATGCCCGAATGGGGCAAGGTCCTGACCGGCATGGGCGGCGACAACGCGGTCGACTACGTCATCGCCTACGTGCGCACCCTGTCGGATCCGGACAGCATGCAGAACAACTACATGGCCGCGCAGGGCAAGAGTCTCTACAACGGCGTGTGCGTGGCCTGCCACGGCGTCGACGGCAAGGGCAACCAGGAACTGGGCGCCCCCGATCTGACCGACGACTACTGGATGTACGGCAACACCACCCAGAGCATGCGCCAGACCATCACCAGCGGCCGCCACGGCAGCATGCCGGCGCACCGGCAGATCATCGGCGAGACGCGCGCGCGCCTGGTAGCCGCCTACGTCTGGTCGCTGTCGCACTCCGGCAAGCCCGCCACCACTGCGACCCGCTGA
- the ccoS gene encoding cbb3-type cytochrome oxidase assembly protein CcoS, which yields MTILLLLVPISLVLLGIAIWAFVWAVRRGQFDDLDTPAIDILREDAPPAAPSPPPQEGADAD from the coding sequence ATGACCATCCTGCTGCTGCTCGTGCCAATCAGCCTGGTCCTGCTGGGCATCGCGATCTGGGCGTTCGTGTGGGCCGTGCGGCGCGGGCAGTTCGACGATCTCGACACGCCCGCCATCGACATCCTGCGCGAAGACGCGCCGCCTGCCGCGCCGTCGCCACCACCGCAGGAAGGCGCGGATGCCGATTGA
- a CDS encoding twin transmembrane helix small protein, with protein sequence MKTLFVVAFLGLIVYNLGAALYYMLVDRGQSKRAVNALTWRIGLSIALIGMVAAGIATGLIQPHGVGT encoded by the coding sequence ATGAAAACCTTGTTCGTCGTCGCCTTCCTCGGCCTGATCGTCTACAACCTCGGCGCCGCCCTGTATTACATGCTGGTCGACCGGGGCCAGAGCAAGCGCGCAGTCAATGCCCTGACGTGGCGGATCGGCTTGTCGATCGCGCTGATCGGGATGGTTGCGGCAGGCATTGCGACGGGTCTCATCCAGCCGCACGGCGTCGGCACATGA
- a CDS encoding 4Fe-4S dicluster domain-containing protein, giving the protein MTKKIPLDLLDDGSALYVSERKIYPRDVDGGFQTWRKIAVVLLLGMFYVFPWLRWDGRQAVLFDLPARKFYVFGLNFWPQDFVFLAMLLVIAGFALFFFTALAGRLWCGYACPQTVWTEVFLWMEQWTEGDRNARMKLDAGPWNRNKILRKGSKHALWLVFALWTGFTFVGFFTPITDLAARTPLFGSAPGWGNWELFWVLFYALATWGNAGFLREQVCKYMCPYARFQSAMFDRNTLIIAYDPMRGEPRGPRKRGMTGAAERRGLLDPATAYDYAMRAAHYAVSSVVAAGTTAVTDSGLKVAPLPKFAPEELGDCIDCTICVQVCPTGIDIRNGLQYECIACGACIDACDDVMDKMGYPKGLIRYSTQNAIDGKPTRVLRPRVFVYGLLLLALCAGWAWGVGHRSPLIAEVLRDRNALYRETGDGRIENGYTLKLVNKDVKAQRFRLTVQAPAGIALVGSGTSGGTQVIDAPAEQVLNLPLTLSSPKDVRGKQEIVFKVQRIDGAAQADVPSTFFGPM; this is encoded by the coding sequence ATGACCAAGAAGATCCCCCTCGACCTGCTGGATGACGGCAGCGCGCTGTACGTGAGCGAGCGCAAGATCTATCCGCGCGACGTCGATGGCGGCTTCCAGACCTGGCGCAAGATCGCGGTGGTGCTGCTGCTGGGCATGTTCTACGTGTTCCCGTGGCTGCGCTGGGACGGCCGCCAGGCGGTGCTGTTCGATCTGCCGGCGCGCAAGTTCTACGTGTTCGGGCTGAACTTCTGGCCGCAGGACTTCGTGTTCCTGGCGATGCTGCTGGTCATCGCCGGCTTCGCGCTGTTTTTCTTCACCGCCCTCGCCGGCCGCCTGTGGTGCGGCTACGCCTGCCCGCAGACGGTGTGGACCGAGGTCTTCCTGTGGATGGAGCAGTGGACCGAGGGCGACCGCAATGCGCGGATGAAGCTCGACGCAGGCCCCTGGAACCGCAACAAGATCCTGCGCAAGGGCAGCAAGCACGCGCTGTGGCTGGTGTTCGCGTTGTGGACGGGCTTCACCTTCGTCGGCTTCTTCACCCCGATCACCGACCTGGCCGCGCGCACGCCGTTGTTCGGCAGTGCGCCGGGCTGGGGCAACTGGGAACTGTTCTGGGTGCTGTTTTACGCCCTGGCGACGTGGGGCAATGCCGGCTTCCTGCGCGAGCAGGTGTGCAAGTACATGTGCCCGTATGCGCGCTTCCAGAGCGCGATGTTCGACCGCAACACGCTGATCATCGCCTACGACCCGATGCGCGGCGAACCGCGCGGCCCGCGCAAGCGCGGCATGACGGGCGCGGCCGAGCGCCGTGGCCTGCTCGATCCGGCCACCGCCTATGACTACGCGATGCGGGCCGCGCACTACGCCGTCAGCTCGGTGGTTGCAGCCGGCACGACTGCGGTCACCGACTCCGGCCTCAAGGTCGCCCCGCTGCCGAAGTTCGCGCCGGAGGAACTGGGCGACTGCATCGACTGCACGATCTGCGTGCAGGTCTGCCCGACCGGCATCGACATCCGCAACGGCCTGCAGTACGAGTGCATCGCCTGCGGTGCCTGCATCGATGCCTGCGACGATGTGATGGACAAGATGGGCTACCCGAAGGGGCTGATCCGCTATTCCACGCAGAACGCGATCGACGGCAAGCCAACGCGCGTGCTGCGCCCGCGTGTGTTCGTCTACGGCCTGCTGCTGCTCGCGCTGTGCGCCGGCTGGGCGTGGGGCGTGGGCCACCGCAGCCCGCTGATCGCCGAAGTGCTTCGTGACCGCAACGCGCTCTACCGCGAGACCGGCGACGGCCGTATCGAGAATGGTTACACCCTCAAGCTGGTCAACAAGGACGTCAAGGCGCAGCGCTTCCGCCTGACCGTGCAGGCGCCGGCCGGAATCGCCCTGGTCGGCAGTGGCACCAGCGGTGGCACCCAGGTCATCGATGCCCCCGCCGAGCAGGTGCTCAACCTGCCGCTGACGCTGTCCTCGCCGAAGGACGTGCGCGGCAAGCAGGAGATCGTCTTCAAGGTGCAGCGCATCGATGGCGCCGCGCAGGCGGACGTTCCCTCCACCTTCTTCGGGCCGATGTGA
- a CDS encoding heavy metal translocating P-type ATPase, whose product MSVTQTALAPDDRRGDIHGGAAAGVCHHCGEALAGAGSTRNGEVGNGGHLFCCNGCAAAANWIQQAALEDYYRLRTVPAGRVDADAADFAGWDREVVLAEHSRHVPGGREITVLTDAMRCAACAWLVDRALHRIPGVLDAGANAVTGRIVVAWDPQKVALSALMSRLNALGYRPWLATGDAREQAQKQERRRWLIRLGVAGLGAIQAMMFAEALYLDTAGQMPLATRDFFRWITFLVSTPVVFYSGWPFLEGMWRELRGRRLGMDTLIASSTLLAYFASLVETVRGGAHVWYDAAVMFVLLLLVARMFEQRARRVASAQVDALARARPALATRERADGTREQVALGELAIGDIVRVSSGESVPADGVLLDHACGFDEALITGESAPVQHAPGATALAGSLCREQAARIRVTRVGNDTRLSQLTRLVEQAQGERPALARVAERVASGFVLVLVPCALAVYAWWHQHDPARALEVTLALLVVSCPCALSLAIPTALTAAHGALARMGVLGLRGDALSALARVDRVVFDKTGTLSNGRPQLDTVGIFDGTDPDDALAIAAALERDSGHPLAHAFADIDSDYRAEQLHSTPGHGIQARIGDANWRLGRAEFAVGGEDDGALWLGRDGIAVARFTVSEARREDAHAAVEALRAQGLQVELCSGDAHAPVRRFAAAIGIDTVRSRQTPEQKLAHVRELQSRGDVVAMVGDGLNDAPVLAGADVSIAMAEGAALAQRAADFVVTSPSLLRIPEAIALARRTQVIVRQNLIWALGYNLLALPLAATGHVTPWIAAVGMALSSLLVTLNALRLGRRPAGGTRP is encoded by the coding sequence ATGAGCGTCACGCAGACCGCGCTGGCTCCGGACGATCGCCGTGGCGACATCCACGGCGGTGCGGCCGCGGGTGTTTGCCACCATTGTGGCGAGGCACTGGCGGGCGCGGGATCGACTCGCAACGGCGAGGTGGGCAACGGCGGGCACCTGTTCTGCTGCAACGGCTGCGCCGCGGCGGCGAACTGGATCCAGCAGGCCGCGCTGGAGGACTACTACCGCCTGCGCACCGTGCCCGCCGGCCGTGTCGATGCAGACGCCGCAGACTTCGCTGGCTGGGACCGCGAAGTCGTCCTCGCCGAGCACAGCCGCCACGTCCCCGGCGGCCGCGAGATCACCGTGCTCACCGACGCGATGCGCTGCGCCGCCTGCGCCTGGCTGGTCGACCGCGCCCTGCATCGCATTCCGGGCGTGCTCGATGCCGGTGCCAACGCGGTCACCGGTCGCATCGTCGTCGCATGGGACCCGCAAAAGGTCGCGCTGTCGGCGCTGATGTCACGGCTCAACGCCCTGGGCTATCGGCCGTGGCTGGCCACCGGCGATGCCCGCGAGCAGGCGCAGAAGCAGGAGCGCCGGCGCTGGCTGATCCGTCTGGGCGTGGCCGGGCTCGGTGCGATCCAGGCCATGATGTTCGCCGAGGCGCTGTACCTGGACACGGCCGGGCAGATGCCGCTGGCCACGCGCGATTTCTTCCGCTGGATCACTTTCCTGGTGTCGACGCCGGTGGTGTTCTATTCCGGCTGGCCGTTCCTGGAAGGCATGTGGCGCGAGCTGCGCGGGCGCCGCCTGGGCATGGACACGCTGATCGCGTCCTCGACGCTGCTGGCCTACTTCGCCAGCCTGGTCGAAACGGTCCGTGGCGGTGCGCACGTCTGGTACGACGCCGCGGTGATGTTCGTGCTGCTGTTGCTGGTGGCGCGGATGTTCGAACAGCGCGCGCGACGCGTCGCCAGTGCACAGGTCGACGCACTGGCGCGGGCGCGGCCGGCGCTGGCCACGCGCGAGCGCGCCGACGGCACGCGCGAACAGGTGGCGCTGGGTGAGCTTGCGATCGGCGACATCGTGCGTGTGTCCTCCGGTGAATCGGTGCCGGCCGACGGCGTGCTGCTCGATCACGCCTGCGGTTTCGATGAGGCGCTGATCACCGGCGAATCGGCGCCGGTGCAGCACGCGCCCGGCGCGACCGCGCTGGCCGGCAGCCTCTGCCGCGAACAGGCCGCACGCATCCGCGTAACCCGGGTCGGCAACGACACGCGCCTGTCGCAGCTGACCCGCCTGGTCGAACAGGCACAGGGCGAGCGTCCGGCACTGGCCCGCGTCGCCGAGCGCGTCGCCAGCGGTTTCGTGCTGGTGCTGGTGCCGTGTGCGCTCGCCGTCTACGCCTGGTGGCATCAGCACGACCCGGCTCGCGCGCTCGAAGTGACCCTGGCGCTGCTCGTGGTGAGTTGCCCGTGCGCGTTGTCGCTGGCGATCCCCACGGCGCTGACGGCCGCGCACGGCGCGCTGGCGCGGATGGGCGTGCTCGGACTGCGCGGCGACGCGCTGTCGGCCCTGGCACGCGTCGACCGCGTCGTGTTCGACAAGACCGGCACGCTCAGCAACGGCCGTCCGCAGCTGGATACGGTCGGCATCTTCGACGGCACCGATCCGGACGACGCGCTGGCGATTGCCGCAGCGCTGGAGCGCGACAGCGGCCATCCGCTGGCGCACGCCTTCGCCGACATCGACAGCGACTATCGCGCCGAGCAGTTGCACAGCACTCCCGGTCACGGCATCCAGGCCCGGATCGGAGACGCCAACTGGCGCCTGGGTCGCGCCGAATTCGCCGTCGGTGGCGAGGACGACGGCGCACTCTGGCTTGGCCGCGATGGCATCGCGGTCGCCCGCTTCACCGTCAGCGAAGCCAGGCGCGAGGACGCGCATGCCGCGGTGGAGGCCTTGCGGGCGCAAGGCCTGCAGGTCGAACTGTGCAGTGGCGATGCGCATGCGCCGGTGCGGCGCTTCGCGGCCGCGATCGGCATCGATACGGTGCGCTCGCGGCAGACGCCCGAACAGAAGCTGGCGCACGTTCGCGAACTGCAATCGCGCGGCGATGTCGTTGCGATGGTCGGCGACGGCCTCAACGATGCACCGGTGCTGGCCGGTGCCGACGTCTCGATCGCGATGGCCGAAGGCGCGGCGCTGGCACAGCGCGCGGCCGACTTCGTCGTCACCAGCCCTTCGCTGTTGCGCATCCCCGAAGCAATCGCGCTCGCCCGCCGCACCCAGGTGATCGTCCGCCAGAACCTGATCTGGGCGCTGGGCTACAACCTGCTTGCGCTGCCGCTGGCCGCCACCGGCCACGTCACGCCGTGGATCGCCGCGGTCGGCATGGCGCTCTCGTCGCTGCTGGTGACGCTCAATGCACTGCGCCTGGGGCGGCGTCCGGCTGGCGGGACGCGGCCATGA
- a CDS encoding cbb3-type cytochrome c oxidase subunit 3, which produces MVSGIVTAVLLVLFVAGWIWAWSPRRRQEFDAAARLPLDEQGKETRQ; this is translated from the coding sequence ATGGTGTCCGGAATCGTCACCGCGGTGCTGCTGGTGCTGTTCGTGGCCGGCTGGATCTGGGCCTGGAGCCCCCGGCGCAGGCAGGAATTCGATGCGGCGGCTCGCCTGCCGCTGGATGAGCAAGGCAAGGAGACACGGCAATGA